Proteins co-encoded in one Haloarcula pelagica genomic window:
- a CDS encoding zinc-dependent metalloprotease has product MGLYHSVRAVAGASGDGPIDWAAVAEAAKESTEPGDLTVSDAERTGYATDVRDARDRVRAVGEIDFDLPETVEIQHRHHWIDANVETFKRVMAPIEQQADHIPGIARIVNTGSMAFALSFLANNVLGQYDPLLLADGDEHALYFVRPNIRRVADQLNVDGDRFRRWIAFHEVTHAAEFGAAPWLSQHMEDAMEEAVQNLSGGSLDRESLGELDTTMTAVEGYAELLMDRAFDDEYDDLRAKIDARRQGRGPIAELVRELLGMRMKRQQYERGKAFFDTVADARGVAAAGRVWESPDNLPTDAEIEDPQLWIDRIDP; this is encoded by the coding sequence ATGGGCCTGTATCATAGCGTCCGTGCCGTCGCCGGGGCGTCCGGCGACGGTCCGATCGACTGGGCCGCCGTCGCAGAAGCCGCCAAGGAGTCGACCGAGCCGGGCGATCTGACCGTCTCCGACGCCGAGCGGACCGGCTACGCGACCGACGTGCGGGACGCACGCGACCGGGTCCGGGCGGTCGGCGAGATCGACTTCGACCTCCCGGAGACCGTCGAGATCCAGCACCGCCACCACTGGATCGACGCCAACGTCGAGACGTTCAAGCGGGTGATGGCACCGATCGAACAGCAGGCCGACCACATCCCCGGTATCGCCCGGATCGTCAACACCGGGTCGATGGCTTTTGCCCTCTCCTTCCTGGCCAACAACGTCCTCGGCCAGTACGACCCGCTGTTGCTGGCCGACGGCGACGAGCACGCGCTGTACTTCGTCCGGCCGAACATCCGCCGGGTCGCGGACCAACTGAACGTCGACGGCGACCGGTTCCGCCGCTGGATCGCCTTCCACGAGGTCACCCACGCCGCCGAGTTCGGCGCCGCGCCGTGGCTCTCCCAGCACATGGAAGACGCGATGGAAGAGGCCGTCCAGAATCTCTCGGGCGGCAGCCTCGACCGCGAGTCGCTGGGCGAACTCGACACGACGATGACCGCCGTCGAGGGGTACGCGGAACTCCTGATGGATCGGGCCTTCGACGACGAGTACGACGACCTGCGAGCGAAGATCGACGCCAGGCGGCAGGGTCGAGGCCCCATCGCCGAACTGGTCAGAGAGCTGCTGGGCATGCGGATGAAACGCCAGCAGTACGAACGCGGGAAGGCCTTCTTCGACACCGTGGCCGACGCACGCGGCGTCGCGGCGGCGGGACGTGTCTGGGAGTCACCGGACAACCTCCCGACCGACGCCGAGATCGAGGACCCGCAGTTGTGGATCGACCGGATCGACCCCTGA
- a CDS encoding 50S ribosomal protein L37e, protein MTGKGTPSQGKKNTTTHTKCRRCGEKSYHVKKKVCSSCGFGKSAKRRDYEWQSKAGE, encoded by the coding sequence ATGACTGGCAAGGGAACCCCCTCTCAAGGCAAGAAAAACACCACGACACACACGAAGTGTCGCCGGTGTGGCGAGAAGTCGTATCACGTAAAGAAGAAGGTCTGTTCGTCGTGTGGCTTCGGCAAGTCGGCGAAGCGACGAGACTACGAGTGGCAGTC
- a CDS encoding DUF3267 domain-containing protein, protein MPTSQYEPSATLRPAAPDGYGDPEEFHYSLPIMLALILLLVGPALFVFGTLLWDGQGGAALADFFGVTVTDDAGFEATIPIAIGGVFVAAVVVVTVLHELVHGLVFRLQGYRVSYGAAPQLGAFYAAAFHQFQARNDTILVGIAPLIVLDALLVPLFFVPIPVVAVFAFVAVLFNTLGAAGDIYLLARLLRMPRGTLLYDSDIRHSYVLYPEA, encoded by the coding sequence GTGCCCACGAGCCAGTACGAACCGTCCGCGACGCTGAGGCCGGCCGCGCCCGACGGCTACGGCGACCCGGAGGAGTTTCACTACTCGCTGCCGATTATGTTGGCGCTGATCCTGCTATTGGTCGGTCCAGCGCTGTTCGTGTTCGGGACGCTCCTGTGGGACGGCCAGGGGGGCGCCGCACTGGCCGACTTCTTCGGTGTCACGGTCACGGACGACGCGGGCTTCGAAGCGACCATCCCGATCGCTATCGGCGGCGTGTTCGTCGCCGCCGTCGTGGTCGTCACCGTCCTCCACGAACTCGTCCACGGGCTCGTGTTCCGACTCCAGGGCTACCGCGTCTCCTACGGCGCGGCCCCGCAACTGGGCGCGTTCTACGCCGCCGCGTTCCACCAGTTCCAGGCCCGGAACGACACGATCCTCGTCGGGATCGCGCCGCTGATCGTGCTCGACGCGCTCCTGGTTCCACTGTTTTTCGTGCCGATCCCGGTGGTGGCGGTGTTCGCGTTCGTCGCGGTGCTTTTCAACACGCTGGGGGCCGCCGGTGACATCTACCTCCTGGCGCGACTGCTCCGGATGCCGAGGGGCACGCTGTTGTACGACAGCGACATCCGTCACTCCTACGTCCTCTATCCCGAAGCCTGA
- a CDS encoding LSM domain-containing protein: MSGRPLDVLEASLGEEVTVQLKGGEIFTGELSGYDQHMNLVIEDEDTTIIRGDNVVSINP; encoded by the coding sequence ATGAGTGGTCGACCGTTGGACGTGCTCGAAGCGTCGCTCGGTGAGGAAGTTACCGTACAACTCAAGGGCGGCGAGATCTTCACCGGAGAGCTCTCGGGCTACGATCAGCACATGAACCTCGTGATCGAAGACGAAGACACAACGATTATACGCGGGGATAACGTCGTCTCGATTAACCCATGA
- a CDS encoding M20/M25/M40 family metallo-hydrolase, with amino-acid sequence MDDDRRAFLESLLSTPGPSGYETDSQRVWIDYVSEFADDVTVDDYGNAVATVEGGEPSVALAGHGDEIGFMVRDFTDDGFLRLSRIGGSDKTVSRGQHVTIHSADGPVSGVVGQTAIHLREQNGNGEVPEIAEQHVDVGATDGDEAEELVDRGDPVTFTQTIGELANGRLSARGMDNRVGIWAAAEGLRRAAERGTDVTVHAVSTVQEEVGLQGAKMVGFELAPDAVLAADVTHATDSPDTPSDRSTGVDLGAGPAVSRGSANHPVLVEALRETGAADDLDIQLQATGLRTGTDADAFYTARGGIPSVNVGIPNRYMHTPVEVIDPDDLDAAADLMAGFAVRADEYAPFSVEV; translated from the coding sequence ATGGACGACGACCGACGCGCGTTCCTCGAATCGCTGCTGTCGACGCCGGGCCCCTCGGGCTACGAGACCGACAGTCAGCGGGTCTGGATCGACTACGTCAGTGAGTTCGCGGACGACGTGACCGTCGACGACTACGGCAACGCCGTCGCGACCGTCGAGGGCGGCGAACCCTCGGTGGCCCTGGCCGGCCACGGCGACGAGATCGGGTTCATGGTCCGGGACTTCACCGACGACGGCTTCCTCCGCCTCTCGCGGATCGGCGGGTCGGACAAGACGGTCTCGCGGGGCCAACACGTCACGATCCACAGCGCCGACGGCCCGGTGTCGGGCGTCGTCGGTCAGACGGCGATCCACCTCCGGGAGCAAAACGGGAACGGCGAAGTCCCGGAGATCGCCGAGCAACACGTCGACGTGGGCGCGACTGACGGCGACGAAGCCGAGGAACTGGTCGACCGCGGGGACCCGGTGACGTTCACCCAGACGATCGGTGAACTGGCCAACGGCCGCCTCTCGGCCCGCGGGATGGACAACCGGGTCGGCATCTGGGCCGCCGCAGAAGGGTTGCGGCGAGCGGCCGAGCGCGGCACCGACGTGACGGTCCACGCCGTCTCGACGGTCCAAGAGGAGGTCGGCCTCCAGGGCGCGAAGATGGTCGGGTTCGAGCTGGCACCGGACGCGGTCCTCGCGGCAGATGTCACGCACGCGACCGACTCCCCGGACACGCCGAGCGACCGCTCGACGGGCGTCGACCTGGGGGCGGGACCCGCGGTCTCTCGGGGCAGCGCGAACCACCCCGTCCTCGTCGAGGCGCTCAGAGAGACCGGCGCGGCCGACGACCTCGACATCCAGTTGCAGGCGACCGGCCTCCGAACGGGGACCGACGCCGACGCCTTCTACACCGCCCGCGGGGGTATCCCCTCGGTCAACGTCGGCATCCCGAACCGCTACATGCACACGCCCGTCGAAGTGATCGATCCCGACGACCTCGACGCGGCCGCCGACCTCATGGCTGGCTTCGCCGTTCGTGCCGACGAGTACGCTCCCTTCAGTGTCGAGGTGTAG